One Brassica oleracea var. oleracea cultivar TO1000 chromosome C7, BOL, whole genome shotgun sequence genomic window carries:
- the LOC106302616 gene encoding uncharacterized protein LOC106302616 produces MALAPPNPESGTDIFLWKHGEDDYQATFSASKTWDQLRVKKPKVAWSRVVWFSQGVPRFSFITWLTVKNRLSTGDRMRQRGLVQGCVLCGERDETKDHLFFACPYSYTVWEGLASRLMGRGINLDWHWTINCLQRLGEKRMDTILAKMLLQSVIYHLWRKRNARRHHQTWTTTDQLRRVIDKAVRNKIVSLRYKFDHKYGGLL; encoded by the coding sequence ATGGCGCTGGCACCACCTAATCCTGAAAGCGGAACTGATATATTTTTGTGGAAACATGGGGAAGACGATTATCAGGCCACTTTCTCTGCCTCAAAAACTTGGGACCAATTGCGAGTTAAGAAGCCTAAAGTCGCTTGGAGTCGGGTGGTGTGGTTCTCACAAGGAGTCCCTCGATTTTCCTTTATCACCTGGTTAACCGTTAAAAACAGATTGTCAACAGGGGATCGAATGAGGCAACGGGGTCTGGTGCAGGGTTGTGTGCTTTGTGGGGAACGAGATGAGACAAAAGATCACCTCTTCTTCGCATGTCCATATTCCTATACAGTTTGGGAAGGCCTTGCAAGCCGATTAATGGGAAGAGGAATCAACCTAGATTGGCATTGGACTATCAATTGTTTGCAGCGACTGGGGGAGAAGAGAATGGACACTATTCTCGCAAAGATGTTACTGCAGAGTGTGATTTACCATCTGTGGAGAAAACGTAATGCGAGACGACATCACCAAACATGGACAACCACTGATCAACTAAGAAGGGTCATTGACAAGGCCGTTAGGAACAAGATTGTGTCATTACGGTACAAGTTTGATCACAAATATGGAGGTCTCCTCTAA
- the LOC106306648 gene encoding DNA mismatch repair protein MSH1, mitochondrial encodes MHWIASRNAVVSLPRWRSFAFLFRSPFRTHSSLKPSPLLLNTRYSERRYCLGDGKAVKGITTASSKKVKTKSTDVLTDKDLSHLLWWKERLQTCKKPSTLQLIERLMYTNLLGLDPSLRNGSLKDGNLNWEMLQFKSRFPREVLLCRVGDFYEAIGIDACILVEYAGLNPFGGLRSDSAPKAGCPVVNLRQTLDDLTRNGYSVCIVEEVQGPTPARSRKGRFISGHAHPGSPYVYGLVGVDHDLDFPEPMPVVGISRSARGYCMISIFETMKAYSLDDGLTEEALVTKLRTRRCHHLFLHASLRHNASGTCRWGEFGEGGLLWGECSGRNFEWFEGDTLSELLLKVKDVYGLDDEVSFRNVNVPSENRPRPLHLGTATQIGALPTEGIPCLLKVLLPSTCSGLPSLYVRDLLLNPPAYDIALKIQETCKLMSTITCSVPEFTCVSSAKLVKLLEQREANYIEFCRIKHVLDEVLHMHRHPELVEMLKLLMEPTWVATGLKIDFETFVNECHWASDSIGEMISLDDDESHQNVSKCANIPNEFFYDMESSWRGRVKGIHIEEEITQVAKSAEALSLAVTEDFHPIISRIKAMAASLGGSKGEIVYAKEHESVWFKGKRFTPSVWGGTAGEEQIKQLKPAFDSKGKKVGEEWFTSQKVEAALVRYHEATENANARVLELLRELSTKLQTKINVLVFASMLLVIAKALFSHACEGRRRKWVFPTLVGFSTDEAANPLDGGATRMKLTGLSPYWFDVASGTAVHNTVDMQSLFLLTGPNGGGKSSLLRSICAAALLGICGFMVPAESAYIPHFDSIMLHMKSYDSPVDGKSSFQVEMSEIRSIVSQATSRSLVLIDEICRGTETAKGTCIAGSVIENLDASGCLGIVSTHLHGIFDLPLTAKNVTYKAMGAQNVEGQTKPTWKLTDGVCRESLAFETAKREGVPETIIQRAEALYISVYAKDASFGVVRPNKTETSSNSGREISKPVSSERSLEKDLAKAIVKICGIKMNEPVGLECLSIGARELPPPSTVGSSCVYVMKRPDKRLYIGQTDDLEGRIRAHRAKEGLQGSGFLYLVVQGKSMACQIETLLINQLHEQGYSLANLADGKHRNFGTSSSLTASDVVSIS; translated from the exons ATGCACTGGATTGCCAGCAGAAACGCCGTCGTTTCGCTCCCTAGATGGCGTTCCTTCGCCTTCCTCTTCCGCTCGCCATTTCGCACTCACTCTTCCCTCAAACCCTCCCCTCTTCTACT TAATACAAGGTACTCTGAGAGGAGATACTGTTTAGGAGATGGAAAGGCTGTGAAAGGAATCACTACGGCTTCTTCTAAGAAAGTTAAGACCAAGTCTACTGATGTTCTCACTGACAAAGATCTCTCTCATTTGCTCTGGTGGAAGGAG AGATTGCAGACATGTAAGAAACCATCTACTCTTCAACTTATCGAAAGACTTATGTACACCAATCTACTTGGTCTGGACCCCAGCCTGAGGAATGGAAG TCTAAAAGACGGAAACCTCAACTGGGAGATGTTGCAGTTTAAGTCAAGGTTTCCACGTGAAGTTTTGCTCTGCAGA GTGGGAGACTTCTATGAGGCTATTGGGATAGATGCATGTATACTGGTTGAGTATGCTGGTCTAAATCCTTTTGGTGGTCTTCGCTCAGATAGTGCTCCAAAGGCTGGCTGCCCAGTTGTG AATCTTCGACAGACTTTGGATGATCTAACACGCAACGGTTATTCAGTG TGTATTGTGGAGGAAGTTCAGGGGCCAACACCAGCTCGTTCTCGAAAAGGTCGATTCATTTCAGG GCATGCACATCCAGGAAGTCCTTATGTATATGGGCTCGTTGGTGTGGACCACGATCTTGACTTTCCGGAGCCTATGCCGGTCGTTG GGATATCTCGTTCAGCAAGGGGGTATTGCATGATATCTATCTTCGAAACTATGAAAGCATATTCACTAGATGATGGTCTAACAGAAGAAGCTCTGGTCACCAAGCTCCGCACCCGTCGCTGTCATCATCTTTTCTTACATGCATCATTGAGGCACAATGCATCAG GGACATGCCGGTGGGGAGAGTTTGGGGAAGGAGGTTTACTCTGGGGAGAGTGTAGTGGGAGGAATTTTGAATGGTTTGAAGGAGATACTCTTTCCGAGCTCTTATTAAAG GTCAAAGATGTTTATGGTCTTGATGATGAAGTTTCCTTTAGAAATGTCAATGTACCTTCAGAAAACCGTCCACGTCCATTGCATCTCGGAACGGCTACACAAATTG GTGCCTTACCTACTGAAGGAATACCTTGTTTGTTGAAGGTGCTGCTTCCATCTACGTGCAGTGGCCTGCCTTCTTT GTATGTCCGGGATCTACTTCTAAACCCTCCTGCTTATGATATTGCTCTGAAGATCCAAG AAACGTGCAAGCTCATGAGCACAATAACATGCTCAGTTCCGGAGTTTACCTGTGTTTCATCTGCTAAG CTTGTGAAGCTTCTTGAACAACGGGAAGCCAACTACATTGAGTTCTGCCGGATAAAACATGTGCTTGATGAAGTATTACATATGCATAGACATCCTGAACTTGTGGAAATGCTGAAGTTACTGATGGAGCCTACTTGGGTGGCTACTGGTTTGAAGATCGACTTTGAAACTTTT GTCAATGAATGCCATTGGGCTTCTGACTCGATTGGTGAAATGATCTCTCTAGATGACGATGAAAGTCATCAGAACGTTAGTAAATGTGCTAATATCCCGAACGAGTTTTTTTATGATATGGAGTCTTCATGGCGTGGTCGCGTTAAGGGAATCCATATAGAGGAAGAAATCACACAAGTGGCCAAATCGGCAGAGGCTTTATCTTTAGCG GTAACTGAAGATTTTCACCCTATTATATCAAGAATCAAGGCCATGGCTGCATCACTTGGTGGCTCAAAGGGAGAAATTGTGTATGCAAAAGAACATGAGTCTGTCTGGTTCAAAGGGAAACGGTTTACCCCATCTGTGTGGGGTGGTACTGCAGGAGAAGAACAAATCAAACAGCTGAAACCTGCTTTTGACTCGAAAGGGAAAAAGGTTGGAGAAGAATGGTTTACGAGTCAAAAGGTGGAAGCTGCTTTAGTCAG ATATCATGAAGCTACTGAGAATGCAAATGCCCGGGTGTTGGAGCTGTTGAGGGAATTATCTACTAAACTGCAAACAAAAATAAACGTTCTTGTCTTTGCATCTATGCTTCTCGTCATTGCAAAAGCGTTATTTTCTCATGCTTG TGAAGGGAGAAGACGAAAATGGGTTTTCCCAACTCTTGTTGGATTCAGTACAGATGAG GCCGCAAATCCATTAGATGGTGGTGCCACTCGAATGAAGCTGACTGGGCTATCACCTTATTGGTTTGATGTAGCTTCTGGAACTGCTGTTCACAATACGGTCGACATGCAATCACTGTTTCTTCTAACCGGACCTAATGGTGGTGGTAAATCGAGTTTGCTCAGATCGATATGCGCAGCTGCTTTGCTTGGAATCTGTGGTTTTATGGTTCCGGCTGAATCAGCTTATATCCCTCACTTCGATTCCATCATGCTTCATATGAAATCTTATGACAGTCCTGTAGATGGGAAGAGTTCTTTTCAG GTGGAAATGTCGGAGATACGGTCTATTGTAAGCCAGGCTACTTCAAGAAGCCTAGTGCTTATAGATGAGATCTGCAGAGGGACAGAGACAGCTAAAGGCACCTGTATTGCTGGTAGTGTGATCGAGAATCTTGACGCAAGTGGTTGCTTGGGTATTGTTTCTACACATCTCCATGGAATCTTCGATTTGCCTCTTACGGCCAAAAACGTCACGTATAAAGCAATGGGAGCACAGAATGTGGAAGGGCAAACAAAACCAACATGGAAACTGACAGATGGAGTTTGCAGAGAGAGTCTTGCTTTTGAAACAGCTAAGAGAGAAGGTGTTCCGGAGACAATTATCCAAAGAGCCGAAGCTCTGTACATCTCCGTTTATGCCAAAGACGCATCGTTTGGGGTTGTCAGGCCAAACAAAACGGAGACTTCATCGAACAGTGGCCGCGAAATCAGCAAACCAGTCAGCTCTGAGAGAAGCTTAGAGAAGGACTTGGCAAAAGCTATCGTTAAGATTTGTGGGATAAAGATGAATGAGCCTGTAGGTTTAGAATGTCTTTCAATAGGTGCTCGAGAGCTTCCACCTCCATCTACAGTTGGTTCATCATGCGTGTATGTGATGAAGAGACCAGATAAGAGATTGTACATTGGACAG ACGGATGATCTTGAAGGAAGAATACGTGCGCATAGGGCAAAGGAAGGACTGCAAGGGTCAGGTTTCCTATACCTTGTGGTACAAGGTAAGAGTATGGCTTGTCAGATAGAGACCCTTTTGATTAACCAGCTCCATGAGCAAGGCTATTCTCTAGCTAACTTAGCCGATGGAAAGCACCGCAATTTTGGGACGTCATCAAGCTTGACTGCGTCAGATGTAGTCAGTATCTCCTAG
- the LOC106303624 gene encoding uncharacterized protein LOC106303624 — protein MDEVVVQVEKTKREWEDAYEKTIEHIIAIQEYGKSRREGEEKISLQRLNGLAQDGLSLLNSLQFNLDLLAPQLPSDDQVQSTQSLLETWKNQYQSLRVNLRSANLKAKDNMRKAAQQERELLLGGGTESTDLRRKRQANAGVTSDAESITESLRRSRQLMVQEVERSTNTLVAFDESTGVLKKAESEYKGHRSLLSRTRNLLSTMQRQDVIDRVILIIGFSLFVCAVLYVVSKRIGILKLQQMATAAIKAQLAGKAANGDAMPIGQEFDGGNTVPNVVDIPLQQRLHDEL, from the exons ATGGACGAGGTAGTAGTACAAGTGGAGAAGACGAAGAGAGAATGGGAGGACGCCTACGAGAAGACCATCGAACATATCATTGCCATACAAGAGTACGGTAAATCAAGGAGAGAAGGAGAGGAGAAGATTTCTCTACAGAGGCTCAACGGGTTGGCTCAGGATGGTCTTTCTCTTCTCAATTCTCTGCAATTCAATCTCGATCTTCTCGCCCCTCAGCTCCCTTCTGATGACCAGGTCCAATCCACTCAGTCTCTGCTTGAAACCTGGAAGAATCAGTATCAAAG TTTGAGGGTTAACCTGAGAAGTGCTAATTTGAAAGCAAAGGATAACATGAGGAAAGCTGCTCAGCAAGAG AGAGAGCTTCTCCTCGGTGGTGGTACAGAGTCCACTGATCTCAGACGTAAACGACA AGCAAATGCTGGAGTGACGTCGGATGCTGAAAGCATAACTGAAAGTCTCAGGCGTTCACGCCAGCTAATGGTTCAG GAAGTGGAGAGAAGTACAAACACACTCGTGGCTTTCG ATGAGTCTACTGGAGTACTTAAGAAAGCCGAAAGTGAATACAAAGGACACAGGTCTCTGTTATCGAGGACCCGTAATCTACTTTCTACAATGCAGCGTCAAGACGTAATTGACAG GGTAATCCTCATAATTGGATTTTCTCTCTTCGTCTGCGCTGTTCTTTACGTTGTTTCAAAGCGGATTGGAATCCTGAAACTACAGCAGATGGCTACGGCTGCCATTAAAGCTCAGTTGGCTGGAAAAGCAGCGAATGGTGATGCTATGCCTATCGGACAAGAGTTTGATGGAGGAAATACAGTTCCAAATGTAGTAGATATTCCTCTACAACAACGCCTCCACGATGAACTCTGA